From the Oleiharenicola lentus genome, one window contains:
- the obgE gene encoding GTPase ObgE: MFIDETTIKARAGDGGKGCRSFRREKYEPWGGPNGGDGGKGGDVILRGDDDQNNLIDFKYKPHWNGERGEHGQGGDCTGREGRPAVLRVPLGTIAYKLPDGEFVGEVLEDGQEIVLLKGGKGGAGNTKFKSSTNRAPTKTGPGLPGEVGDFRLELKSIADIGLVGFPNAGKSSLTNLITKARPKTAPYPFTTLHPQIGVIEYAAEYERLVLADIPGLIAGASDGKGLGHRFLRHIERCKLLLIIVDMAGTDTRDPRDDYKQLLKELELYDPALLDKPRLVAANKMDEPAAVANLKKFKKRYSKVELVPISCLSEEGIPKLLKELLKRVKKMRAKEKKSPSRTA, translated from the coding sequence ATGTTCATCGACGAAACCACCATCAAGGCCCGCGCCGGCGACGGCGGCAAAGGCTGCCGCAGCTTCCGCCGCGAGAAATACGAACCGTGGGGCGGCCCCAACGGCGGCGACGGCGGCAAGGGCGGCGACGTGATCCTCCGGGGCGACGACGACCAGAACAACCTGATCGACTTCAAATACAAACCGCACTGGAACGGCGAGCGCGGTGAACATGGCCAGGGCGGCGATTGCACCGGCCGGGAAGGCCGGCCCGCCGTCCTGCGCGTGCCCCTGGGCACCATCGCCTACAAGCTGCCGGACGGGGAGTTCGTCGGCGAGGTGCTGGAGGACGGCCAGGAAATCGTGCTGCTCAAGGGTGGCAAGGGCGGCGCGGGCAACACCAAGTTCAAGTCCTCCACCAACCGCGCCCCGACCAAGACGGGACCGGGCCTGCCCGGCGAGGTCGGCGACTTCCGGCTGGAGCTGAAGAGCATCGCTGACATCGGTCTCGTGGGCTTCCCGAATGCCGGCAAATCCTCGCTCACGAATCTCATCACCAAGGCCCGCCCGAAGACGGCGCCGTATCCCTTCACGACCCTGCATCCGCAGATCGGCGTGATCGAGTATGCCGCCGAATACGAGCGCCTCGTGCTCGCCGACATTCCCGGCCTCATCGCCGGCGCCAGCGACGGCAAGGGTCTCGGTCACCGTTTCCTGCGCCACATCGAACGCTGCAAGCTGCTCCTCATCATTGTGGACATGGCGGGCACCGACACCCGCGACCCGCGTGACGACTACAAGCAGCTGCTCAAGGAACTGGAACTCTACGATCCCGCGCTGCTCGACAAGCCCCGCCTCGTCGCCGCCAACAAGATGGATGAGCCGGCCGCCGTCGCGAACCTCAAGAAGTTCAAGAAGCGCTACAGCAAGGTCGAGCTGGTGCCGATATCGTGCCTTTCCGAGGAAGGCATCCCCAAGCTGCTCAAGGAACTCCTGAAGCGCGTGAAGAAGATGCGCGCCAAAGAAAAGAAATCGCCAAGCCGGACCGCCTGA
- a CDS encoding GspE/PulE family protein, with amino-acid sequence MPLGRTQTQIIDKLEEMGKLTADQKAVLLARPDEPTGDQLDAILQTDHHITIFQLLLAKCRALGLAPYNVARYRVQPSTFEKIDLEFCQKNMILPVGQVGDFLLVAFANPFDTTVAAKIQDKTGQRVVRLLGREADIREKLKKDHVHDEVQFSDVVDQLGAQFDEDETEIKDEDLENEDSAPIIQLANRIIEDAYFAGTSDIHIEPWEKEIVVRYRIDGLTQEKLRLPGKVAGALVARFKIMCNLDIAERRLPQDGRIVFKQYNKKNIDIDLRVSTAPLNHGEGVVMRILDKQKSTLPLPALGFTEENLKKYRDCIRQPYGMILHCGPTGSGKSMTLYSALNEVNTSDVVIRTAEDPIEYTLPGINQMQMHRQIGLTFAAALRAFLRQDPDIILVGEIRDKETANIAVEAALTGHLLISTLHTNDAPSTVARLTDMGIEPFMISSSLVCVCAQRLMRRVCKVCRVAYEPEGREKDVLQRALGWTGPIYKANAKGCAKCNGTGYKGRVGIHELMVTNEELIEAINKEKETAELKRIAMKGGMKTLHQDSMFKVKEGLSTMAEALSTVPQDMELRG; translated from the coding sequence ATGCCTCTCGGACGCACCCAGACGCAGATCATCGACAAGCTGGAGGAGATGGGGAAGCTCACCGCCGACCAGAAGGCCGTGCTGCTGGCCCGCCCCGACGAGCCCACCGGTGACCAGCTCGACGCGATCCTGCAGACGGATCACCACATCACCATTTTCCAGCTGCTGCTGGCCAAATGTCGCGCCCTCGGCCTCGCGCCCTACAACGTCGCGCGCTACCGCGTCCAGCCCTCCACCTTCGAGAAGATCGACCTCGAGTTCTGCCAGAAGAACATGATCCTGCCGGTCGGGCAGGTGGGCGACTTCCTGCTGGTGGCCTTCGCCAATCCCTTCGACACGACCGTCGCGGCCAAGATCCAGGACAAGACCGGCCAGCGCGTCGTGCGGCTCCTCGGCCGTGAGGCCGACATCCGCGAGAAGCTCAAGAAGGACCATGTCCACGACGAGGTGCAGTTCTCCGACGTGGTGGACCAGCTCGGCGCCCAGTTCGACGAGGACGAGACCGAGATCAAGGACGAGGATCTCGAGAACGAGGATTCCGCCCCCATTATCCAGCTGGCCAACCGCATCATCGAGGATGCCTATTTCGCCGGCACGTCGGACATTCACATCGAGCCCTGGGAAAAGGAGATTGTCGTCCGTTACCGCATCGACGGCCTCACGCAGGAGAAGCTCCGCCTGCCCGGCAAGGTCGCCGGCGCCCTCGTGGCGCGCTTCAAGATCATGTGCAACCTGGACATTGCGGAGCGCCGCCTGCCCCAGGACGGCCGCATCGTCTTCAAGCAGTATAACAAGAAGAACATCGACATCGACCTCCGCGTCTCGACCGCGCCGCTCAACCACGGCGAGGGCGTGGTCATGCGTATTCTCGACAAACAGAAGTCCACGCTGCCGCTGCCGGCGCTGGGTTTCACCGAGGAGAATCTCAAGAAATACCGCGACTGCATCCGCCAGCCCTACGGCATGATCCTGCACTGCGGTCCCACCGGCTCGGGCAAGTCCATGACCCTCTACTCGGCGCTCAACGAGGTGAACACGTCCGACGTCGTCATCCGCACCGCCGAGGACCCGATCGAATACACGCTGCCCGGCATCAACCAGATGCAGATGCACCGGCAGATCGGCCTGACCTTCGCCGCCGCCCTCCGCGCCTTCCTGCGCCAGGACCCCGACATCATCCTCGTGGGTGAAATTCGCGACAAGGAGACGGCCAACATCGCCGTCGAGGCCGCGCTCACCGGCCACCTGCTCATTTCCACGCTCCATACCAACGACGCCCCCAGTACGGTCGCCCGTCTCACCGACATGGGCATCGAGCCGTTCATGATCTCGTCGTCGCTCGTGTGCGTGTGCGCCCAGCGCCTCATGCGCCGCGTGTGCAAGGTCTGCCGCGTCGCCTATGAGCCCGAGGGCCGGGAGAAGGATGTGCTCCAGCGCGCGCTCGGCTGGACCGGCCCCATCTACAAGGCCAACGCCAAGGGCTGCGCCAAGTGCAACGGCACCGGCTACAAGGGCCGCGTGGGCATCCACGAGCTCATGGTCACCAACGAGGAGCTGATCGAGGCCATCAACAAGGAGAAGGAAACGGCCGAGCTGAAGCGCATCGCGATGAAGGGCGGCATGAAGACGCTCCACCAGGACAGCATGTTCAAGGTCAAGGAAGGTCTCAGCACCATGGCCGAGGCCCTCAGCACCGTCCCGCAGGACATGGAACTGCGGGGCTAG
- a CDS encoding VOC family protein → MDVQVTLNFLGRTEEALACYTRAIGAETTFLLRFRDCPDPAQRRPGFEDKIFHATFRVGGTELMASDCGCEDPSAPARFDGFALALRTDTTEQAERCFAALSTGGHVELPLQETFFATRYGLVTDRFGVSWKIMTEKARSAT, encoded by the coding sequence ATGGACGTCCAAGTCACGCTGAACTTCCTTGGCCGCACCGAGGAAGCCCTCGCCTGCTACACCCGGGCGATCGGTGCTGAGACCACCTTCCTCCTGCGCTTTCGCGACTGCCCCGATCCGGCACAACGACGCCCGGGTTTCGAGGACAAGATTTTCCACGCCACCTTCCGCGTGGGCGGAACGGAGCTCATGGCCTCCGACTGCGGTTGCGAAGATCCGTCTGCCCCCGCCCGCTTCGACGGCTTCGCCCTCGCCCTGCGCACCGACACCACGGAACAAGCCGAGCGTTGCTTCGCCGCCCTCAGCACCGGCGGTCACGTGGAGCTTCCCCTGCAGGAAACTTTCTTCGCCACCCGCTACGGCCTGGTGACCGACCGCTTCGGCGTCTCTTGGAAAATCATGACCGAGAAGGCCCGGTCGGCGACCTGA
- a CDS encoding LysE family transporter, with amino-acid sequence MNFLPEFLTIAVAHALAVASPGPDFAIVLRQSLRHGRATAIWTSLGIGCGLSIHIAYSLLGLGLVLTRSATVLTAVKWLGAAYLVWIGVQALRTKPREGDVDLASAEGAPTARAAWMTGFLVNLLNPKAALFFISLFPLAVSPATPRLVQAGYGVWMTLTTVAWFSFVAVVFTRTEVRRAFLRHGHWIDRALGAVFLGFAASLLWIS; translated from the coding sequence ATGAATTTTCTCCCCGAGTTTCTCACCATCGCCGTGGCCCATGCGCTGGCCGTGGCGAGCCCCGGGCCGGATTTCGCCATCGTGCTGCGGCAGAGCCTCCGCCATGGCCGGGCCACTGCGATCTGGACCAGCCTGGGCATCGGCTGCGGGCTATCGATCCACATCGCCTACAGCCTGCTTGGCCTCGGCCTGGTGCTGACCCGGTCGGCCACGGTGCTGACGGCCGTGAAATGGCTCGGTGCCGCCTACCTGGTGTGGATTGGCGTGCAGGCCCTGCGGACCAAGCCGCGCGAAGGCGATGTTGATCTGGCGTCCGCCGAAGGCGCCCCGACGGCGCGGGCGGCCTGGATGACGGGTTTTCTGGTCAACCTGCTCAACCCCAAGGCCGCGCTGTTCTTCATCTCGCTGTTTCCGCTTGCGGTGAGTCCGGCCACCCCGCGGCTCGTGCAGGCCGGCTACGGGGTGTGGATGACGCTCACCACCGTGGCGTGGTTCAGCTTCGTGGCCGTGGTCTTCACCCGCACCGAAGTGCGCCGGGCCTTCCTGCGTCACGGCCATTGGATCGACCGGGCGCTGGGGGCGGTTTTCCTCGGCTTCGCCGCGAGCCTGCTGTGGATTTCGTGA
- the ftsZ gene encoding cell division protein FtsZ: MENSSNELPLEALADRDVGIKLIGVGGGGSNAVDRLKMENLDRLQLAVINTDLKALGTSPVQDKILIGATQTRGLSAGGDPELGRKAAEADADKIAEIVKDTDLVFLVAGLGGGTGSGAAPVVAQIAGEAGALVIAFVTLPFSFEGGRRARQAEEALAELRRTCDAVIPLANDMLLQEGTDQTSVLDSFARADEWIGRGVKSIWAMLSRTGLINVDFTAIRQVFHHRGGKTLFGLGTGAGENPALTALEDLKHCPLLHTPEHARKADRLLVNITGGADLTLTKVNEIMSAVTEQFGPEAHVVMGAAIDEALQGRVELCVLGTTDVGSRNFVRRPAPPSPVRKADRPAATATTAVATTANVKTTVTTDAHVTRTSAPPVHPNKPKQEEFGFQGAEPVENRGAFDKSDRNLFEGQDLDVPTYLRKGIKVAL, translated from the coding sequence ATGGAAAACTCCTCCAACGAACTTCCCCTCGAGGCGCTCGCCGACCGCGACGTCGGCATCAAGCTCATCGGCGTGGGCGGCGGCGGCTCCAACGCCGTGGACCGGCTCAAGATGGAGAACCTCGACCGGCTCCAGCTGGCCGTCATCAACACCGACCTCAAGGCCCTCGGCACCTCGCCCGTGCAGGACAAGATCCTCATCGGCGCCACCCAGACCCGCGGCCTGAGCGCCGGCGGCGATCCCGAGCTCGGACGCAAGGCCGCCGAGGCCGATGCTGACAAGATCGCCGAGATCGTGAAGGACACGGACCTCGTGTTCCTCGTGGCCGGCCTGGGTGGTGGCACCGGTTCCGGCGCCGCGCCCGTGGTGGCGCAGATTGCTGGCGAAGCCGGCGCGCTGGTCATCGCGTTTGTCACCCTGCCGTTCAGCTTTGAGGGCGGACGCCGCGCCCGGCAGGCCGAGGAGGCGCTCGCCGAGTTGCGCCGCACCTGCGACGCGGTCATTCCGCTCGCCAACGACATGCTGCTCCAGGAAGGCACCGACCAGACTAGCGTGCTCGACTCCTTTGCCCGCGCCGACGAATGGATCGGACGCGGCGTGAAGTCCATCTGGGCGATGCTCTCGCGCACCGGGCTGATCAACGTCGATTTCACCGCCATCCGGCAGGTCTTTCACCACCGGGGCGGCAAAACCCTTTTCGGCCTTGGCACCGGTGCGGGGGAGAACCCCGCGTTGACCGCCCTCGAGGACCTCAAGCACTGCCCGTTGCTCCACACGCCCGAGCACGCCCGCAAGGCCGACCGCCTGCTCGTCAACATCACGGGCGGCGCCGACCTCACCCTCACGAAGGTCAACGAGATCATGTCCGCCGTCACCGAGCAGTTCGGCCCCGAGGCGCACGTCGTCATGGGTGCCGCGATCGACGAGGCCCTGCAGGGCCGCGTCGAACTGTGCGTGCTCGGCACGACCGATGTCGGCAGCCGCAATTTCGTTCGCCGGCCGGCCCCGCCGTCGCCGGTGCGGAAGGCCGACAGGCCCGCCGCCACCGCCACGACGGCCGTCGCCACGACTGCCAACGTCAAGACCACCGTCACGACCGACGCGCACGTCACGCGCACCAGCGCCCCGCCGGTCCATCCCAACAAGCCCAAGCAGGAGGAGTTCGGCTTCCAGGGCGCCGAGCCCGTGGAGAACCGCGGCGCCTTCGACAAATCCGACCGCAACCTCTTCGAGGGGCAGGACCTCGACGTGCCGACCTACCTGCGCAAGGGCATCAAGGTCGCGCTCTGA